A DNA window from Drosophila virilis strain 15010-1051.87 chromosome 4, Dvir_AGI_RSII-ME, whole genome shotgun sequence contains the following coding sequences:
- the LOC6634239 gene encoding uncharacterized protein, with translation MDSIDIASLSPAQREENTIRLNAIESIEEIYKTYKPLEPELRTSSTSTLKEGNKQNSGESEDSIASDDISTKTDSLNTPASVDDIENTKNEEKPETTKDSSKSKDPTISIEESNKELSGNLKFKNSDFRISSGEIKTESHQKSVEKDPGGTRTKDGSGIRDPIASKNAVKFSAQSGGQEEMAANGCYAQQMGMQMGTGMGMDMGMGMGMGTGMDMGMGMGMLPGMGMGMGMGMGTGTPMSTGMDMGMGMGMLPGMGMGMGTGTGTTIATGTGTGMDMGLGMLQGMGMGMTMPEGSLNYCGYSLTQPSAEGAYQYQMPEADYLKYAQLQSQSYPGMENYMQFQPQPLQQYLKAQIQQMQQQQQQQKTQAQPQSGGGLNNIYDSCTSSSYCNECNASDCLPENSSCSSASMDCCVRADKPEDRSATESGSSDTRTTDWSSLEQQSSEMSDCTDVRQCQVAHKAARNGNSGNPQCNATCHGGLCQLNTCDMSSSATSSDSAMEYCSCGQNGSCPMPAGMPGGACGVQNDMNMSCPLVSADCMQASCVPPTSCYQMPCCPQQGSLCAQMPCCSSYPQSNVCANNCLDIEAFIQKFRTTQTPCLPNCLTAPSPPCLGLGMGMGMGMGTSCGPSPSCGPSSSCGPSPSCGPSPSCGPSPNCCPGPSYGTCPSYSTRMEPICSGNDSMLPQTVYSADYKPVCAPGNNFNHFPKCETCGGCGSCSGCGSCSNCLSSPPPGCYPAAPCMMPQPGCGFETPCATNCMMPPNAFCGSSRPMSCSYPYSAPCPAQFTQPCQQQYTQSCPAQYTQSCPAQYTQSCPAQYTQSCPAQYTQACPAQFPGSCPAQYPGSCPAAFEAPVDAGCGGPPLCNISSQSTSCNLSQYSSCI, from the exons ATGGACAGCATTGATATAGCGTCGCTCTCCCCGGCGCAGCGCGAGGAGAACACCATTAGGTTGAACGCCATTGAGAGCATCGAGGAAATCTATAAGACCTACAAGCCCCTGGAGCCCGAGCTGCGCACCTCTTCCACGTCCACCCTAAAAGAAGGCAACAAACAGAACTCTGGAGAAAGTGAGGACTCCATTGCATCAGACGACATATCAACTAAAACGGATTCCTTAAATACGCCAGCTTCGGTAGATGACATAGAGAACAccaaaaatgaagaaaaaccaGAAACTACAAAAGACTCTTCTAAATCGAAAGACCCCACAATCTCGATCGAAGAATCAAACAAAGAGCTTTCGgggaatttaaaatttaaaaa CTCCGATTTTCGTATATCTTCCGGTGAAATAAAAACAGAGTCGCATCAGAAGAGTGTCGAAAAGGATCCGGGTGGCACCAGAACTAAAG ATGGTTCCGGCATAAGAGATCCTATCGCATCGAAGAACGCCGTCAAATTTTCTGCACAGAGCGGCGGACAGGAAGAAATGGCCGCTAATGGATGTTATGCACAGCAGATGGGAATGCAAATGGGAACGGGAATGGGTATGGATATGGgtatgggcatgggcatgggcacgGGCATGGATATGGgtatgggaatgggaatgttACCTGgaatgggcatgggcatgggcatgggcatgggtaCGGGAACGCCTATGAGCACGGGCATGGATATGGGAATGGGCATGGGAATGTTACCAGGAATGGGTATGGGCATGGGTACGGGCACGGGTACTACTATAGCCACGGGCACGGGCACGGGCATGGATATGGGATTGGGAATGTTACAGGgaatgggcatgggcatgacAATGCCTGAAGGCAGCCTCAACTATTGTGGCTATAGCCTGACACAGCCATCAGCAGAGGGAGCTTATCAATACCAAATGCCTGAGGCAGACTACTTGAAGTATGCCCAGTTGCAGTCACAGTCATATCCCGGCATGGAGAACTATATGCAGTTccagccgcagccgctgcaaCAGTATCTGAAGGCTCAGATTCAAcagatgcaacagcagcaacagcagcaaaaaacacAGGCACAGCCACAGTCTGGAGGCGGACTCAATAACATCTATGATTCGTGTACATCGAGCAGCTATTGTAATGAATGCAACGCGAGCGACTGCCTGCCAGAGAATTCATCCTGTTCCAGTGCATCGATGGATTGCTGCGTCAGAGCTGACAAGCCGGAGGACAGGTCAGCGACGGAAAGCGGCTCCAGCGATACGCGAACTACGGATTGGAGCAGCCTGGAGCAGCAAAGCAGCGAGATGTCCGACTGCACGGACGTACGACAGTGTCAAGTGGCCCACAAGGCGGCCCGGAACGGCAACAGCGGCAATCCGCAGTGCAATGCCACGTGCCATGGCGGACTTTGTCAGTTGAACACCTGCGACATGTCCAGCTCGGCCACGTCCAGCGACTCCGCCATGGAGTACTGCTCTTGTGGACAAAATGGCAGCTGCCCCATGCCCGCAGGCATGCCGGGCGGAGCATGTGGTGTTCAGAACGACATGAACATGTCCTGTCCACTGGTCTCCGCCGACTGCATGCAGGCGTCCTGCGTACCGCCTACCTCGTGCTATCAGATGCCCTGCTGCCCGCAACAGGGCTCTTTATGCGCTCAGATGCCCTGCTGTTCATCCTACCCGCAGAGCAATGTCTGCGCGAACAACTGCTTGGATATTGAGGCCTTCATACAGAAGTTTCGAACAACGCAGACACCGTGCTTGCCCAATTGCCTAACTGCTCCATCGCCGCCTTGTCTGGGcctgggcatgggcatgggcatgggcatgggcacgAGCTGTGGCCCCAGTCCCAGCTGTGGCCCCAGTTCCAGCTGTGGGCCCAGTCCCAGCTGTGGCCCCAGTCCCAGCTGTGGACCCAGTCCCAATTGTTGCCCCGGTCCCAGCTATGGGACCTGTCCCAGCTACTCTACCAGAATGGAGCCCATCTGTTCTGGCAATGACTCGATGCTGCCGCAAACCGTTTACTCCGCCGACTACAAGCCGGTCTGTGCACCCGGCAACAACTTCAATCATTTTCCCAAATGCGAGACTtgcggcggctgcggcagctgcagcggctgtggcagctgcagcaactgccTGAGCAGCCCCCCTCCCGGGTG CTACCCGGCTGCACCCTGCATGATGCCACAGCCAGGCTGTGGCTTTGAGACGCCCTGTGCCACCAATTGCATGATGCCACCGAATGCCTTCTGCGGCTCGTCCAGGCCCATGTCCTGCTCCTATCCCTATTCAGCTCCTTGTCCAGCACAGTTCACTCAACCGTGTCAACAACAATATACTCAATCGTGCCCTGCACAATACACTCAATCGTGCCCTGCACAATATACTCAATCGTGCCCTGCACAATACACTCAATCATGCCCTGCACAATACACTCAAGCGTGTCCCGCACAATTCCCTGGATCTTGTCCGGCACAATATCCTGGATCTTGCCCTGCAGCTTTTGAGGCGCCAGTCGATGCTGGCTGCGGAGGACCTCCCCTCTGCAATATCTCCTCACAGTCAACCAGCTGCAACCTCAGCCAATATTCGT CGTGTATCTAG